In one window of Bacteroidota bacterium DNA:
- a CDS encoding PepSY-associated TM helix domain-containing protein, with product MWDAHSATGVALGLVLFVIFFCGAFALYRAPLDAWADPALRGQPTLSTEDIVGPVFAERPPEPGSGVTVVYAFGERRTVLLIYNPAGETTPEGDPVRAVLTYSTTTGEELAPGGRSRLSLVLFQLHFLLQLRHVLPGSSLIGIAIAGVFAVFMLFALVSGVLIHLKKLPKDWHTFRPRGTVRTALADAHTVLGLAGLPYAVMYAVTGGIISIMIMLAPQIETAFFDGDGDAYDAAIYGVGVPEADSTGRAAAMLGPDALVAALPESWAGIDPILVRYSRWGDAGATATLHGHVSETLTTSGKATLRAATGDVIAHNPPTTPTALGATYAVTEQLHYGDVGGWLLDALFFLLALATGAVILTGNALWIVVRRPKDPRATPRLHRVLGRLTVGFGCGLVAAVPVLFILAHAIPTGAADRKVWEEALFFAAWFALIAAAFAGPSTVGAARWQLALAAGLCLLVPVANGWATGDWLWASAANARWQVFWIDLSFVFAALVLVWTAQRLRPVAPDRVPVVP from the coding sequence ATGTGGGACGCCCACTCGGCAACGGGCGTCGCGCTCGGGCTGGTCCTGTTCGTGATCTTCTTCTGCGGCGCCTTCGCGCTCTACCGTGCCCCGCTCGACGCCTGGGCCGACCCGGCGCTGCGCGGCCAGCCAACGCTCTCGACCGAAGACATCGTCGGGCCGGTCTTTGCCGAGCGACCGCCCGAGCCGGGCTCCGGCGTCACCGTCGTCTACGCCTTCGGCGAGCGCCGGACGGTCCTCCTGATCTACAACCCCGCAGGTGAGACCACGCCGGAGGGAGATCCCGTCCGAGCGGTGCTCACCTACAGCACCACGACCGGCGAGGAACTGGCCCCGGGCGGGCGGAGCCGGCTGAGCCTCGTGCTCTTCCAACTCCACTTCCTGCTCCAGCTCCGCCACGTCCTGCCGGGCAGCAGCCTCATCGGGATTGCGATCGCGGGTGTGTTCGCCGTCTTCATGCTCTTCGCGCTCGTCAGCGGGGTGCTGATCCATCTCAAGAAGCTCCCCAAGGACTGGCACACGTTCCGGCCGCGCGGGACGGTCCGCACGGCGCTTGCCGACGCCCACACCGTCCTCGGCCTTGCCGGGTTGCCCTACGCGGTGATGTACGCCGTAACGGGCGGCATTATCTCGATTATGATCATGCTTGCCCCGCAGATCGAGACGGCGTTCTTCGACGGCGACGGCGACGCCTACGACGCAGCCATCTACGGCGTCGGCGTGCCCGAGGCCGACTCGACCGGACGGGCGGCGGCCATGCTCGGGCCTGACGCGCTTGTGGCGGCACTCCCCGAAAGCTGGGCGGGCATCGACCCCATCTTGGTCCGCTACAGCCGCTGGGGGGATGCCGGCGCGACGGCGACGCTCCACGGGCATGTCAGCGAAACGCTTACCACATCCGGAAAGGCGACGCTGCGCGCGGCCACCGGTGACGTCATCGCCCACAACCCTCCGACGACGCCGACAGCGCTCGGTGCGACCTACGCCGTGACCGAGCAACTCCACTACGGCGACGTAGGCGGCTGGCTGCTCGACGCGCTCTTTTTCCTGCTCGCCCTCGCCACGGGTGCCGTCATCCTGACTGGCAACGCGCTGTGGATCGTCGTGCGCCGCCCGAAGGACCCGCGGGCGACGCCCCGGCTGCACCGTGTGCTCGGCCGCCTCACGGTCGGGTTCGGGTGCGGACTCGTGGCGGCTGTGCCAGTGCTGTTCATCCTTGCGCACGCGATCCCGACGGGCGCGGCCGACCGGAAGGTGTGGGAGGAGGCGCTGTTCTTTGCCGCGTGGTTCGCACTCATCGCGGCTGCGTTTGCCGGGCCCTCGACCGTGGGAGCGGCGCGGTGGCAACTCGCGCTCGCCGCCGGGCTGTGCCTGCTCGTGCCGGTGGCGAATGGATGGGCTACCGGCGACTGGCTCTGGGCAAGCGCCGCGAACGCGCGGTGGCAGGTGTTCTGGATAGACCTCAGCTTTGTCTTCGCGGCGCTGGTGCTTGTCTGGACGGCGCAGCGACTCCGGCCGGTGGCTCCGGACCGCGTGCCTGTGGTACCGTAA
- a CDS encoding TonB-dependent receptor, whose amino-acid sequence MARLLLSAALLLAALPAFAQTGSIVGTVTDTDGAALPGANVRIDNTTLGTASGADGTFRIPSVPTGSQTVIVTLLGYARAERDVTVTAVGEVRLDVALSTDVLRLSGVAVTASRREEDLTQVPRSVAIVPAETVQLYTEQSPDLSATLGKFVPNFTAPNVGNSVFTATLRGRAPLYLLDGVPLATNEGVRGAILGNLDPSTIERVEVLYGASSIYGGGAPGGVIQFFTKEPSQAPLSAEATLFARNYLVDGALLEGEALDYRAALTVSGTQDRFSYLVNGAIETNNGIFEPDGDRLAPGAGRGDFSDYAVFAKAGYALTPSQSVQLTFSNSFLRPNRFDFQATVREEEVEADPESATAISEPVPEPFTYDESPSQRYTMVNAEYAHSALGGGALRFQGFYYDLNFLQEGGDIRSFVEDGTFPESWPGLFQTSSSGQEIGARAEYVRPFGEQVLLTIGGDVQREENATPVVVSTDDGTFDQNRVFDGGGGTRDQGAPTEILSGGAFAQLDADALPNLRFSYGARFDYIDYDVLPFVPTFTRNEPGLERLGGSGSDSGFSFNLGAAYEVVPQTTLFVGLSQGFSLPQLAFLFTNVEPGVVIRGDDVVSPQIVTSVEGGIRGQLGDRFAYGLAGFYAFSEEGAQIVFVDSTGFGERIQAPQRNYGFELTAEAAPVEGLRVGGDLSWTETDVDPQDDGTFQPSRNIESIPLKTTFRASYAPPVLPGLSFRAELLGLSDRDRAFDFLVDNDGDGEIDVDDEGNPSRADQYAINGYITLDLGVGYEVPAEVLGGARGRVSVQVLNVLNELYIPPIEQRNVGAVFASRRVAGPGRTLTLTLGLEL is encoded by the coding sequence ATGGCTCGCCTTCTCCTCTCCGCGGCCCTGCTTCTTGCCGCCCTCCCAGCCTTTGCCCAGACCGGCAGCATTGTCGGCACTGTGACTGACACGGACGGCGCGGCGCTCCCCGGAGCCAACGTCCGCATCGACAACACGACGCTCGGCACCGCTTCCGGCGCTGACGGCACGTTCCGCATCCCCTCGGTCCCGACCGGATCGCAGACGGTGATCGTGACGCTCCTCGGGTACGCCCGTGCCGAGCGCGACGTGACCGTGACAGCCGTCGGTGAGGTCCGCCTCGACGTGGCGCTCTCGACCGACGTGCTCCGGCTCAGCGGGGTCGCGGTCACGGCCTCGCGCCGCGAGGAAGACCTCACGCAGGTCCCGCGCTCGGTTGCGATCGTTCCGGCCGAGACGGTCCAGCTCTACACCGAGCAGTCGCCGGACCTGAGCGCTACGCTCGGCAAGTTCGTCCCCAACTTCACCGCGCCGAACGTCGGCAACAGCGTCTTCACGGCGACGCTGCGCGGGCGGGCCCCGCTCTACCTCCTCGACGGCGTGCCGCTGGCGACGAACGAGGGTGTCCGCGGTGCCATCCTCGGCAACCTCGACCCCTCGACGATCGAGCGCGTTGAGGTGCTCTACGGGGCGTCGTCGATCTACGGCGGCGGCGCGCCGGGTGGCGTGATCCAGTTCTTCACGAAGGAGCCCAGCCAGGCTCCCCTCTCGGCCGAGGCCACGCTCTTTGCCCGGAACTATCTCGTCGACGGGGCCCTCCTCGAGGGTGAGGCCCTCGACTACCGCGCGGCCCTCACGGTCTCAGGCACGCAGGACCGGTTCAGCTACCTTGTCAACGGGGCGATCGAGACCAACAACGGCATCTTCGAGCCGGACGGTGACCGCCTCGCGCCCGGTGCCGGCCGCGGCGACTTCAGCGACTACGCGGTCTTCGCCAAGGCGGGCTACGCCCTCACCCCCTCGCAGTCGGTACAGCTCACCTTCAGCAACTCGTTCCTCCGTCCTAACCGGTTCGACTTCCAGGCGACGGTCCGGGAAGAGGAGGTCGAGGCCGACCCCGAAAGCGCGACGGCGATCTCGGAGCCGGTTCCCGAACCGTTCACCTATGACGAGTCGCCCAGCCAGCGCTACACGATGGTGAATGCGGAGTATGCCCACTCGGCGCTCGGCGGCGGTGCCCTTCGCTTCCAGGGGTTCTACTACGACCTCAACTTCCTCCAGGAGGGCGGCGACATCCGCTCGTTCGTCGAGGACGGAACGTTCCCCGAGTCCTGGCCGGGCTTGTTCCAGACTAGTTCCTCGGGCCAGGAGATCGGTGCCCGCGCCGAGTACGTCCGCCCGTTCGGCGAGCAGGTTCTCCTCACCATCGGCGGTGACGTCCAGCGGGAGGAGAACGCGACGCCCGTCGTGGTCTCGACCGATGACGGCACCTTCGACCAGAACCGCGTCTTCGACGGCGGGGGCGGCACGCGCGACCAGGGCGCGCCGACCGAGATCCTCAGCGGCGGTGCCTTCGCGCAGCTCGACGCCGACGCGCTACCCAACCTTCGGTTCTCGTACGGTGCCCGGTTCGACTACATCGACTACGACGTGCTCCCCTTCGTGCCGACGTTCACAAGGAACGAGCCTGGCCTGGAGCGCCTCGGCGGCTCCGGCTCGGACAGCGGGTTCTCGTTCAACCTCGGCGCGGCCTATGAGGTCGTCCCGCAGACGACGCTCTTCGTCGGCCTCTCGCAGGGGTTCTCGCTGCCCCAACTCGCGTTCTTATTCACGAACGTCGAGCCCGGCGTCGTCATCCGGGGCGACGACGTCGTCTCGCCGCAGATCGTCACGAGCGTCGAAGGTGGTATCCGAGGCCAACTCGGGGACCGCTTCGCCTACGGCCTTGCTGGGTTCTACGCATTCTCCGAAGAGGGGGCGCAGATCGTCTTCGTCGACTCGACGGGCTTCGGCGAGCGCATCCAGGCCCCGCAGCGGAACTACGGGTTCGAGCTCACAGCCGAGGCCGCGCCTGTGGAGGGCCTCCGCGTCGGCGGCGACCTCTCGTGGACCGAGACCGACGTCGACCCACAGGACGACGGCACCTTCCAGCCGTCGCGGAACATCGAGAGCATCCCGCTCAAGACCACGTTCCGGGCTTCGTACGCGCCCCCGGTCCTGCCTGGCCTCTCGTTCCGCGCCGAGTTGCTGGGCCTCTCCGACCGTGACCGCGCCTTCGACTTCTTGGTCGACAACGACGGCGATGGCGAGATCGACGTTGACGACGAGGGCAACCCCTCCCGCGCCGATCAGTACGCCATCAACGGCTATATCACGCTCGACCTCGGCGTGGGCTACGAGGTCCCGGCGGAGGTGCTTGGTGGCGCGCGCGGGCGGGTGAGCGTGCAGGTGCTCAACGTGCTCAACGAACTCTACATCCCGCCGATCGAGCAGCGCAACGTGGGGGCCGTCTTCGCCTCGCGCCGCGTAGCCGGACCGGGCCGCACGCTCACGCTCACGCTCGGCCTGGAACTGTAG
- a CDS encoding FG-GAP-like repeat-containing protein, which translates to MNRLFLLAALLVAVPSALGQTFTLEETIPIETASEIQYVDLDGTGNLSLAIASNGNIFGSEVGNLSFLLYQDGQTGADTYSDPITALDGVYGFVGGLEVADLNGDFLLDAVVAGIRTGAAGFIPDVTVFLNQGFPFAPFLEADTLASGLRDARIVLIGDVTGDATPDIIAAFTDPSNIGQLVYYPGDGTGSFGAEVNIADPNRARDVRGGELADLDADGDLDLVVASTTGQEVLAFLNDGTGSFGQPVVLDGSIAQAQSVDVGDLDGDGNLDVAAAGQSSALLTYYLGDGTGGFGPRVTLDAAATGINKVTLADADQDGDVDVFTSLAFSGAQFQRYTNFGGALFSAPSQIATGATPRDIALGDADQDGDLDITTADLGGTVQFFRNDQTPATVSIPSSEFFGADGQPETGEGFRVLAAPVGGLTVADLAEINVVVGVEGQYPGFGDSNLALGFAGPTPNDLVLAERETQPVQLGRGFRWEWPDRNITIPPNALGGGTSQAFENAGVDLTATGTALVADHTVAFPERTSTGNRAFYLLGNPFAEDFRVEPGVTLTLDAGGGTLSSTFFRFDPAAGGGQGRFVPFSTADGNAADDIVSAWQGFVAQVTGGTSAPTFTYAVSGQTTGGSFVGRPLATGGSLVEASLLTGSEVDWTLLEASAPAPLAASAAETQPALSTVGPNPTRGTTSVTLTLDETQPVVVRVVDLLGREVARVLDGEVQAGAHTLRVPAGSFAAGTYLVVVEGRTVRETRRFTVVR; encoded by the coding sequence ATGAACCGCTTGTTCCTTCTTGCGGCGCTACTCGTCGCGGTGCCCTCTGCCCTCGGGCAGACCTTCACGCTCGAAGAGACGATCCCCATCGAGACGGCCTCCGAGATCCAGTACGTCGACCTCGACGGGACCGGCAACCTCAGCCTCGCGATTGCCAGCAACGGCAACATCTTCGGCAGCGAAGTCGGCAACCTCTCGTTCCTCCTCTACCAGGACGGGCAGACCGGGGCCGACACCTACTCCGACCCGATCACCGCGCTCGACGGCGTCTACGGGTTCGTCGGCGGGCTTGAGGTGGCCGACCTCAACGGCGACTTTCTGCTCGACGCCGTCGTGGCTGGTATCCGCACTGGGGCGGCTGGCTTCATCCCCGACGTGACAGTCTTCCTCAACCAGGGCTTCCCGTTCGCGCCCTTCCTGGAGGCCGACACGCTCGCCTCCGGCCTGCGCGACGCTCGCATCGTCCTGATCGGCGACGTCACGGGCGACGCTACCCCGGACATCATCGCGGCCTTCACCGACCCGTCCAATATTGGTCAGCTCGTCTACTACCCCGGGGACGGGACGGGCAGCTTCGGGGCCGAGGTCAACATCGCCGACCCGAACCGGGCGCGCGACGTGCGCGGCGGCGAGCTCGCTGACCTCGACGCCGACGGCGACCTCGACCTCGTCGTCGCCTCGACGACGGGGCAGGAGGTCCTGGCCTTCCTCAACGACGGCACCGGCAGCTTCGGCCAGCCCGTCGTGCTCGACGGCTCGATCGCGCAGGCGCAGAGCGTGGACGTGGGCGACCTCGACGGCGACGGCAACCTCGACGTGGCCGCCGCCGGCCAGAGCTCGGCGCTGCTGACCTACTACCTCGGCGACGGCACCGGCGGCTTCGGCCCGCGCGTCACGCTCGACGCAGCCGCGACCGGCATCAACAAGGTCACGCTCGCCGACGCCGACCAGGACGGCGACGTGGACGTGTTCACCTCGCTGGCGTTCTCCGGTGCCCAGTTCCAGCGCTACACCAACTTCGGCGGAGCCCTCTTCAGCGCGCCGTCCCAGATCGCAACCGGTGCCACGCCCCGCGACATCGCGCTCGGCGATGCCGACCAGGACGGCGACCTCGACATCACGACGGCCGACCTCGGCGGGACGGTCCAGTTCTTCCGCAACGACCAGACGCCGGCCACGGTCTCCATCCCGTCGTCCGAGTTCTTCGGGGCCGACGGCCAGCCCGAGACGGGTGAGGGCTTCCGCGTCCTCGCCGCGCCCGTCGGCGGCCTGACGGTGGCCGACCTCGCCGAGATCAACGTCGTCGTCGGCGTCGAGGGCCAGTACCCGGGCTTCGGCGACTCGAACCTCGCCCTCGGCTTCGCCGGTCCGACGCCGAACGACCTCGTCCTGGCCGAGCGCGAGACGCAGCCAGTCCAGCTCGGCCGCGGCTTCCGCTGGGAGTGGCCTGACCGCAACATCACCATCCCGCCCAACGCCCTCGGCGGTGGCACGAGCCAGGCCTTCGAGAACGCGGGCGTTGACCTGACGGCGACGGGCACGGCGCTCGTGGCCGACCACACGGTCGCCTTCCCGGAGCGGACCTCGACCGGCAACCGGGCCTTCTACCTGCTCGGCAACCCGTTCGCCGAGGACTTCCGGGTCGAGCCCGGTGTGACGCTCACGCTCGACGCCGGCGGCGGCACGCTGTCCTCGACCTTCTTCCGCTTCGACCCGGCCGCGGGCGGCGGGCAGGGCCGGTTCGTCCCGTTCAGCACGGCCGACGGCAACGCGGCCGATGACATCGTCTCGGCCTGGCAGGGCTTCGTCGCCCAGGTCACCGGCGGCACGTCGGCCCCGACGTTCACCTACGCCGTGAGCGGGCAGACGACCGGCGGCTCCTTCGTCGGCCGTCCGCTGGCAACCGGCGGGAGCCTGGTCGAAGCCAGCCTGCTCACCGGCTCGGAGGTGGACTGGACGCTGCTCGAAGCCTCGGCTCCGGCTCCGCTGGCCGCGTCGGCGGCCGAGACCCAGCCCGCCCTCAGCACCGTCGGGCCGAACCCGACGCGCGGCACGACCTCGGTCACGCTGACGCTGGACGAGACGCAGCCCGTCGTGGTCCGCGTCGTGGACCTGCTCGGGCGCGAAGTGGCCCGCGTGCTCGACGGGGAGGTCCAGGCGGGCGCGCACACGCTCCGCGTGCCGGCGGGCTCCTTCGCCGCAGGGACGTACCTCGTCGTCGTCGAGGGCCGCACGGTCCGCGAGACGCGCCGCTTCACCGTCGTCCGGTAG